A genomic segment from Glycine soja cultivar W05 chromosome 18, ASM419377v2, whole genome shotgun sequence encodes:
- the LOC114395377 gene encoding putative uncharacterized protein DDB_G0283431, whose amino-acid sequence MNGGNGTTPTMVSPPSPHSSCGSTEPNQEDNNNNNNEDENNNKNNGGDDNNHNNNHNNNIIIIINNNNNNNNNNNNGDNNNNNNGDNNNSHHHPEAPSLVLVGCPQCLMYLMISEDNLMCPTCKSINLIHFT is encoded by the coding sequence ATGAATGGCGGAAATGGAACCACTCCAACAATGGTGTCACCACCTTCACCACATAGCTCATGTGGGTCCACTGAGCCCAACCAAGaggacaacaataacaacaacaatgaagacgaaaataacaacaaaaacaacggcggcgatgacaacaaccacaacaacaatcacaacaacaacatcatcatcatcatcaacaacaacaacaacaacaacaacaataacaacaatggcgacaacaacaacaacaacaatggcgacaacaacaacagccaCCACCACCCTGAAGCTCCTTCCTTGGTGCTAGTAGGGTGCCCTCAGTGTCTTATGTATCTGATGATCTCTGAGGATAACCTTATGTGCCCAACATGCAAAAGcattaatttgattcattttaccTAA
- the LOC114397215 gene encoding uncharacterized protein LOC114397215 → MDCGQLEVFIGEKEEPQICMQSEEKREEDVLSPELERLVAQEEREMKPHQEETELVNLGTTEEKKEVKVGTGMTAPIRQGLITLLQEYQDVFAWSYQDMPGLDSDIVQHKLPLNPGSSPVKQKLRRMRPEMSLKIKEEVRKQFDAGFLAVARYPEWVANIVPVPKKDGKVRMCVDYRDLNRASPKDNFPLPHIDILVDNTAKFALFSFMDGFSGYNQIKMAPEDVEKTTFVTLWGTFGYKVMAFGLKNAGATYQRAMVALFHDMMHKEIEVYVDDMIAKSRTEDEHLVNLRKLFGRLRKYQLKLNPTKCTFGVKSGKLLGFIVSQKGIEIDPEKVKAILEMPEPRTEKQVRGFLGRLNYIARFISQLTPTCEPIFKLLRKNQAVLWNSDCQEAFEKIKQSLANPPVLMPPVTGRPLFLYMTVLDESMGCVLGQHDDSGKKEQAIYYLSKKFTACEMNYSMLERTCCALVWASHRLRQYMLSHTTWLISKMDPVKYIFEKSALTGRIARWQVLLSEFDIVYVTQKAVKGSALADYLAQQPLPDYRPMHPEFPDEDIMALFEEKRTHEDLDKWIVCFDGASNALGHGVGAVLVSPDDQCIPFTARLGFDCTNNMAEYEACALGVQAAIDFDVKLLKVYGDSALVIRQLKGEWETRDSKLIPYQTHILRLAKCFDDISFHHIPREENQMADALATLASMFQLAPHGDLPYIEFKSQGRPAYCYAIEEERDGKPWYFDIKRYVENKEYPPGISDNDKRTLRRLATGFFVSGTILYKRNHDMTLLRCVDAKEANFMIEEIHEGSFGTHANGHAMARKILRAGYYWRTMESDCCAHVKKCHKCQAYADNVNVPPHPLNVMSAPWPFTMWGIDVIGAIEPKASNGHRFILVAIDYFTKWVEAASYTNVTRNVVVRFIKKELICRYGLPRKIITDNGTNLNNKMMQEMCEDFKIQHHNSTPYRPKMNGVVEAANKNIKKIVQKMTVSYKDWHEMLPFALHGYRTSVRTSTGATPYSLVYGMEAVLPFEVEVPSQRIMAESGLEESEWAQARYDQLNLIEGKRLAAMSHGRLYQRRIKNAFDKKVCPRKFNEGDLVLKKMSHAVKDNRGKWAPNYEGPFVVKKAFSGGALILTHMDGEELPSPVNSDVVKRYYA, encoded by the exons atggattgtgggcagcttgaagtgttcaTAGGAGAgaaggaagaaccacaaatctGCATGCAATCGGAAGAGAAgagg gaagaggacgtcctgtcaccagagttggagaggttggtcgctcaggaagaacgtgaaatgaagcctcaccaagaagaaaccgaattggtaaacttggggaccacggaggaaaagaaagaagtaaaggtaggaaccggtatgaccgcgcctatccgtcaaggcttgataaccctgcttcaagagtatcaagatgtctttgcgtggtcatatcaagacatgcccggtctcgattctgacattgtgcagcataagttgcctttgaatcctgggtcttctccggttaagcaaaagttacgaagaatgagacccgagatgtccttaaaaattaaagaggaagtaaggaagcagtttgacgcaggtttcttagctgtggcacggtacccagagtgggtggccaatattgtcccagtcccgaaaaaggacggcaaggttcgaatgtgtgtagactaccgggatttgaaccgagccagtccaaaggacaattttcccctgccacacattgacatattggtagataatacagccaagttcgcccttttctcatttatggacggtttctcggggtataatcaaataaagatggcgcccgaagatgtagagaagaccactttcgtcaccctatgggggacatttggctataaagtgatggccttcgggctaaaaaacgctggggcaacctatcaacgtgccatggtggcgttgttccatgac atgatgcataaggaaatagaggtctacgtggatgacatgattgctaagtctcggactgaggacgaacaccttgtcaatctgcgtaagctgtttggaaggttgcggaaataccaattaaaactgaacccaaccaagtgcacctttggAGTGAAGTCGGGcaagctgctaggatttatcgtaagtcagaaagggatagagatagatcccgagaaagtgaaggccatccttgaaatgccggaaccacgcacagagaagcaggttcggggttttttaggcaggttgaattatatcgcgagatttatctcgcaactcacccctacctgtgagcccatttttaagctgttacgtaagaaccaggcggtcctatggaacagtgactgccaagaggccttcgagaagatcaaacagagtctcgcaaatcccccggtgcttatgccacctgtaacaggaagaccccttttcctgtacatgaccgtgttggacgagtctatgggatgcgtgttgggtcagcatgatgattctggaaaaaaggagcaagccatctactatctaagcaagaagtttaccgcatgtgagatgaactactcaatgctggaaaggacgtgttgtgctctggtatgggcgtcacatcggcttaggcagtacatgctcagccataccacgtggcttatttccaaaatggatcccgtaaaatacatctttgaaaaatcggccctcacgggacgaatcgccaggtggcaggtactattgtctgaattcgatatcgtttacgtcacccaaaaggcggtaaagggaagtgccttagcggattatttggcccagcaacccctcccggattatcggccgatgcaccccgagttcccagatgaagatatcatggccctgtttgaagagaagcggacgcatgaggacctagacaaatggattgtttgcttcgatggggcatcaaatgctttgggccacggagtaggggcagtccttgtatccccggatgatcagtgtattcctttcacggctaggctaggttttgattgtaccaacaatatggccgagtacgaagcgtgcgccctcggggttcaggcggccattgattttgatgtaaaactactcaaggtatatggagactcagctttggtgatacgccagttaaaaggagaatgggaaactagggattcgaaattgataccctatcaaactcatatcttgaggttagccaagtgcttcgacgacatttccttccaccacatacctcgggaagagaatcagatGGCTGACgcactagccaccctggcatccatgtttcaacttgccccacatggagatctgccatacatcgaattcaaatctcaaggcaggccggcatattgttatgcaatagaggaagagcgggatgggaaaccgtggtatttcgacatcaagcggtaTGTCGAGAATaaggaatacccaccagggatttctgataATGACaagaggacgttgaggagattagctactggtttctttgtaagtggtactatcctgtacaaacgaaaccacgacatgaccctcctacgatgtgtagatgccaaagaggcgaacttcatgattgaggaaatccacgaaggttcctttgggacacatgccaatgggcatgctatggccagaaaaatcctcagGGCCGGCTATTATTGGcgcaccatggaaagcgattgctgcgctcatgtcaagaaatgtcataaatgtcaggcatacgcggacaacgtcaatgttccgccgcatcctctgaatgttatgtccgccccttggccttttactatgtggggaatagatgtcatcggggccatagaacccaaagcgtcgaatggtcaccgcttcattcttgtggcgatagattacttcaccaaatgggtcgaagcagcctCCTATACTAacgtcacaaggaatgtggtagttagattcataaagaaggagttgatttgtcgatacggactccccaggaagatcattactgacaatggcaccaatctgaacaataagatgatgcaggagatgtgcgaagacttcaagatccagcatcataactctaccccttatcggccaaagatgaatggggttgtagaggctgcgaataagaatatcaagaagattgttcaaaagatgacggtgtcatacaaggattggcatgagatgttgcctttcgccctacacggatacagaacctcggtacgaacttctactggggcaacgccgtattccttggtttatgggatggaggcagtactcccatttgaggtagaggttccttctcagaggataatggcggagtcgggcctagaagagtcagaatgggctcaagcacgctacgaccaacttaaccttattgaaggtaagcgtttggccgccatgagccatgggcgtttgtatcaacgaaggataaagaacgcattcgacaagaaggtatgcccgcgcaagttcaacgagggggacctcgtgctgaagaagatgtcccacgctgttaaagataatcgaggcaagtgggccccgaattatgaaggacctttcgtggtgaaaaaggctttttctgggggtgctctgatactcacccacatggatggcgaggaattgccttcgcccgtgaactccgatgtagttaaacgatattacgcttaa